AACTGCGAATAATAGCGCGCGAGGTCGCGCATCTCTTCGTCGGTGAGATGGCGGCTCTCATAGGCCATTTCCTTGTGCGGACGCCTGCCCGATTTGAAATGCTGGAGCTGCGTATAAAGATACTGGTCGTGCTGGCCCGCGAGATTGGGGATTTCGACGTCATTGCCGACGCCGTCCGGCCCGTGGCAGGCGGCGCATTCGGCGACGACCTTGGCGAGATCGTATTTCTGTTCGGCGCAGGCGGGAGGAACGAGAATGAGCGCGGCGCAGAGCGCCGCCGCGACGATTGCGAAAAGGCTTTTCATAGGATCAGCATATCGCGCGCGCCCGCCTCTGTCCCCGGCCGATACGCGGCGGTTCGTCGCTATAGGGAATGGATGACAGCGGGGCGCTCGGCCGTCACAGGTCTTTTTCGCGTCACAGGTCTTTTTCGGACGAGCCGAGCCGCGCCGCGACGATCGCAGCGAGCAAGAGCGTCAGGTTCAGAATCAGCGCCAGAGCCGTGGCCCGATTCGGGATCATTTGCGTCGCCGCCAGGATCTCCGCCGTGATCGCGAGCCAGATCGCCGTCCGCGACTGTTTGAACAGCGTTACCGCCAGCCAGAGCAGCAGCAGATTGAGTCCGAGGATGATGACGGTCACTTCGCTCGACCGCATGGCGAGGCTCGTCAATAGCGTCGACGCGACGACAAGCCAGAAGACCACATGATAGCGCCGTAAAAAGGAGGTGGCGGCTGGTTTGGATTCTTTGAGGAACGCCGCGAAATTCGACGATTCCATAATGACGAGACACTCCCAATGCGGGAACCGCCCGCGCGGTCTGTCGGCGCCATTCTCATGCCGCCGCAGCAGCGAGGAAGACTCTATCGCATTTCTATTTTTTCGCAAGCGCGAGATAAGAATAATCGGAAAGGCTCCGCTAAACAGGCGACTCACACTATTGTCAAAGTCTTCAACCTGAATCTTATAGAATGCTTGATATGTTCTTGCGCATATCTGTGAATTTTGGCGACAGCCGCTCTGATTTTGCTTTGAGCTGCGCCACGACCCCTCTCATGGATGCAACATGAAGACCAGACGGCGTCACCCGCAATCGTCGATCAACTTGTCCTTCGCCCAGCCGCGCTTCACCTTGTCGAAGTCAGGATCGCCCGGATTGGGCGTCGCCTCGCCGGGAAAATGGGAAACGCGCAGCCAGCCGGCGGATCGAATGTAAGCGTTGTTTTTCACGTCGACGACGACGATCTCGCCCGGATGCATTTTCGCGAGGAGTTTAGCTGTGGGCGATGGGCCGTCCCGCAGCGCGACGAAGCCGTCCGGCGTGGATTGGACGGAACAGGCGCTGAAAATCTCGGTCCTCGCCCCAGTTGCGGCGAAGAGCGGCAGAATGACGGCCGTGATGGCCAGGAAAATTCTCATTATTCACTCCCGATCGGGCGCCGGACTCTTTTCTCCCGCGGGTTCCGATGGCGGCGCCATGCGCTGGCGCATGGGAATAGCCCTGTTGACGCCTTCGCTTCAGCCCCTTCACACTCGCGTCATTCTCGTCTAGACAGACCTCGACTTTCGAGCCGGGCGCGCCCCGCTCGCCGCCCGCAAGACGGGCAATTGGGGACGCGTGCCGGTCCAAGGGCCGGGGACGCGGCCTTTTTTTGTGCGCGCGCCCCTGCCTCGCCGGGCGGAAAACGACAAACCGACATAGCCCGTCCCTCGCGGGGCGGGCGTTCGAAGGACGCTGATGCCGAAAAGAACCGACATATCCACCATCCTGATCATCGGCGCCGGGCCCATCGTCATCGGCCAGGCCTGCGAGTTCGACTATTCCGGCACGCAGGCCTGCAAGGCGCTGAAGGCGGAGGGCTATAGGATCGTTCTGGTCAACTCCAATCCGGCGACGATCATGACGGACCCGGATCTGGCGCATCGCACCTATGTCGAGCCGATCACCCCGGAATTCGTCGCCAAGATCATCGAGAAGGAGCGCTACGCCGTTCCCGGCGGCTTCGCGCTGCTCCCGACCATGGGCGGCCAGACGGCGCTGAACTGCGCCCTCTCGCTCGAGAAGATGGGCGTGCTGAAGAAATTCGACGTCGAGATGATCGGCGCGACGGCGGAGGCGATCGACAAGGCGGAGGATCGCGAGCTTTTCCGCGAGGCGATGACCAGGATCGGCCTTGACACGCCGCGCTCGCATCACGTCAAGACGCTCACCGCGGCGCTGGACGCGCTGGACGATATCGGCCTCCCCGCCATCATCCGCCCTTCCTTCACGCTGGGCGGCACGGGCGGCGGCATCGCCTACAACAAGGCCGAGTTCATCGAAATCGTCGAACGGGGAATCGACGCCTCGCCGACCAACGAAGTGTTGATCGAGGAAAGCGTTCTCGGCTGGAAGGAATATGAGATGGAGGTCGTCCGCGACAAGGCGGACAATTGCATCATCATCTGCTCCATCGAGAATATCGACCCGATGGGCGTGCATACGGGCGACTCCATCACCGTCGCCCCGGCGCTGACGCTGACCGATAAAGAATATCAGATCATGCGCGACGCCTCTCTCGCCACGCTGCGCGAGATCGGCGTCGAGACGGGCGGCTCCAACGTGCAATTCGCGGTCGATCCGCGCACGGGCCGCATGATCGTCATCGAGATGAACCCGCGCGTGTCGCGCTCCTCGGCGCTCGCCTCGAAAGCGACGGGCTTCCCCATCGCCAAGGTCGCGGCGCGTCTCGCCGTCGGCTACACGCTCGACGAGATCGCCAACGACATTACCGGCGGCGCGACGCCCGCCTCCTTCGAGCCGACGATCGACTATATCGTCACCAAGATTCCACGCTTCGCCTTCGAGAAATTCCCCGGCGCCGAGCCGACGCTCACCACTGCGATGAAGTCGGTCGGCGAAGCCATGGCCATCGGCCGCAATTTCGCCGAGTCGCTGCAAAAGGCGCTGCGCTCGCTGGAGACCGGCCTCTCGGGACTGGATGAAATCGAGGTTGAGGGGCTCGGCAAGGGCGACGATATGAACGTTCTGCGCGGCGCGCTCGGCACGCCGACGCCGGACCGCATTCTCGTCGTCGGCCAGGCGCTGCGCCTCGGCATGAGCCAGCTCGAAGTGCATGAGGCGAGCAAGATCGATCCCTGGTTCATCGCGCGCATCGCCGAGATCGTGGCGCTTGAAGACAAGGTGAGGAAATTCGGCCTGCCCAAAGACGCCGAAAATCTGCGCAGCCTGAAATTCGCCGGCTTCTCCGATACGCGCCTCGCAACGCTTTCGGGCGTCGAGGAAGCCGACGTGCGCAAGGCGCGCCATGCGCTCGACGTGCGGCCGGTCTATAAGCGCATCGACACTTGCGCGGCGGAATTCGCCTCGCCCACGGCCTATATGTATTCGACCTATGAGTCGCCCTTCCTGGACGGACCGGCCAGCGAAGCCGCGCCCTCGGACCGCAAGAAAATCGTGATCCTCGGCGGCGGCCCGAACCGCATCGGCCAGGGCATCGAATTCGATTATTGCTGCTGTCACGCCTGTTTCGCGCTGGACGACGCCGGCTACGAAACCATCATGATCAACTGCAATCCCGAGACGGTCTCGACCGATTACGACACGTCGGACCGACTCTATTTCGAGCCGCTGACGAATGAGGACGTCGCCGAGATTCTCGACGTCGAGAAGTCGAACGGAACGCTGGTCGGCGTCATCGTGCAATATGGCGGTCAGACGCCGCTGAAGCTCGCCCACGGTCTCGCCGCGACGGGCGCGCCCATTCTTGGCACGCCGGTCGACTCGATCGACCTCGCCGAGGATCGCGACCGCTTCAAGCGCCTCCTGGACAAGCTCGGCCTCAAGCAGCCGAAAAACGGCATCGCCTATTCCGTCGAACAGTCGCGCATCGTCGCGGGCGAGCTCGGCCTGCCGCTCGTCGTGCGACCCTCTTATGTCCTTGGCGGCCGCGCCATGGCGATCATCCGCAGCGAGAGCGACCTCGACGATTATCTCCTCGGCACGCTGCCGAGCCTCGTGCCCTCCGAGATCAAGGCGCGTTATCCCAACGACAAGACCGGGCAGATCAATATGGTGCTCGGCAAGAATCCGCTTCTCTTCGACCGCTATCTGACCGACGCGATCGAAGTCGACGTGGATTGCATCGCGGATGGCGAGCAGGCCGCCATTGCAGGCGTGATGGAGCATATCGAGGAGGCGGGCATTCACTCCGGCGACTCGGCCTGCTCTCTGCCCCCGCGTTCGCTTGCGCCCGAGACCATCGCCGCGCTCGAAGAGCAGACCAGGAGCCTCGCCATGGCGCTCGGCGTCGTCGGCCTGATGAATGTGCAATTCGCGCTCAAGGACGGCGCCATCTACGTTCTCGAAGTCAATCCGCGCGCCTCGCGCACCGTCCCCTTCGTCGCCAAGGTCGTCGGCGCGCCCTTCGCCAAGATCGCCGCGCGCGTCATGGCGGGCGAGAAGCTTGCGGGCTTTGCGCTGCCCACCGGGAAGCCAACGCATATCGGCGTGAAGGAAGCCGTTTTCCCCTTCGCCCGCTTCCCCGGCGTCGATACGGTGCTCGGCCCGGAAATGCGCTCGACCGGCGAAGTCATCGGCCTCGACACTTCCTTCGACGCGGCCTTCGTGAAAAGCCAGTTAGGGGGCGGCGCAAAGGCCCCGCGCGAGGGCGTGGTCTTCGTCTCCGTCCGCGACGTCGACAAGGCCCGCATCCTGCCCGCGATCCGGCTCCTGAAGGAAATCGGCTTCAGCGTCGTCGCGACGGGCGGCACCGCCCGCTATCTGCAGGAGCAGGGCATTTCCGCCCAGAAGATCAACAAGGTGTCGGAGGGCCGGCCGCATATCGTCGACGCCATCAAGAACGGCGCGATCCAGCTCGTCTTCAACACCACCGAGGGCGCCCAGGCGCTCGCCGACTCGCGTTCCTTGCGCCGCGCGGCGCTTCTGCATAAGGTCCCCTATTATACGACTCTCGCCGGCGCTGTCGCGGCGGCGCAGGGCGTTCGGGCTTATGTGTCGGGAGACCTGGAGGCGCGGGCGTTGCAGGATTATTTCCAGCCCGCAACCGACTGAGATCGAAGGAAGTAACGGCGAGCGCCCTGTCTAGCCGCGCGGAATGCGTTTCATTCCGCCACGCCGAACGGGCGCCGCTTTTGCGACGAAACTAACGACAGATGATTCGGGACTCCCCGCGCCGGCGCTTCATGGCCCGCGGGCGAGGAGGCTATTCCCGGCATTTATGGGAAAGGCGAAGAGCGAGACCAATGGCAATCGACAAGGTGCCGATGACAGCCCCCGGCTACGCCGCGCTTGCAGAGGAACTGCGCCGCCGGCAGCAGGAAGACCGCCCGCGCATCATCCAGCAGATCGCCGAAGCGCGCGCTCATGGCGATCTCTCGGAAAACGCCGAATATCACGCCGCGAAAGAGGCGCAGTCGCTCAATGAGGGCCGCATCGCCGAGCTCGAGGACAAACTCTCGCGCGCGGAAGTCATCGACGTCTCCAAGCTCTCCGGCGCGACAGTGAAATTCGGCGCGACCGTGACCGTCGTCGACGAGGACACGGAGGAGGAGAAGGCCTATCAGATCGTCGGCGAGAGCGAAGCCGACGTGAAGAGCGGCCGCGTCTCGCTCACGAGCCCCATCGCCCGCGCGCTGATCGGCAAGAAGGTCGGCGACACGGTCGAGGTGAAGACCCCCGGCGGCGGCAAGAGCTATGAGATTTTGAAAGTCGCGTTTGTGTGAGGGGATTCCCCCTCCCCGTGAAACGGGGAGAGGGTTAGGGTGAGGGGCAGGGCCGCATGAGCGGCGCCCCGTAAGTCACCGTCTGTCTGCACTATTCTAAATGTGGCCCGCCCCTCACCCCAGCCCTCTCCCCGCTTGCGGGGAGAGGGGGTTTTTGGACGCCCATGCGCGGCCCTGATCATTTCGAACGAACCCGCAGCCGGGACC
The nucleotide sequence above comes from Methylocystis parvus OBBP. Encoded proteins:
- a CDS encoding c-type cytochrome codes for the protein MKSLFAIVAAALCAALILVPPACAEQKYDLAKVVAECAACHGPDGVGNDVEIPNLAGQHDQYLYTQLQHFKSGRRPHKEMAYESRHLTDEEMRDLARYYSQLPAR
- the carB gene encoding carbamoyl-phosphate synthase large subunit, with translation MPKRTDISTILIIGAGPIVIGQACEFDYSGTQACKALKAEGYRIVLVNSNPATIMTDPDLAHRTYVEPITPEFVAKIIEKERYAVPGGFALLPTMGGQTALNCALSLEKMGVLKKFDVEMIGATAEAIDKAEDRELFREAMTRIGLDTPRSHHVKTLTAALDALDDIGLPAIIRPSFTLGGTGGGIAYNKAEFIEIVERGIDASPTNEVLIEESVLGWKEYEMEVVRDKADNCIIICSIENIDPMGVHTGDSITVAPALTLTDKEYQIMRDASLATLREIGVETGGSNVQFAVDPRTGRMIVIEMNPRVSRSSALASKATGFPIAKVAARLAVGYTLDEIANDITGGATPASFEPTIDYIVTKIPRFAFEKFPGAEPTLTTAMKSVGEAMAIGRNFAESLQKALRSLETGLSGLDEIEVEGLGKGDDMNVLRGALGTPTPDRILVVGQALRLGMSQLEVHEASKIDPWFIARIAEIVALEDKVRKFGLPKDAENLRSLKFAGFSDTRLATLSGVEEADVRKARHALDVRPVYKRIDTCAAEFASPTAYMYSTYESPFLDGPASEAAPSDRKKIVILGGGPNRIGQGIEFDYCCCHACFALDDAGYETIMINCNPETVSTDYDTSDRLYFEPLTNEDVAEILDVEKSNGTLVGVIVQYGGQTPLKLAHGLAATGAPILGTPVDSIDLAEDRDRFKRLLDKLGLKQPKNGIAYSVEQSRIVAGELGLPLVVRPSYVLGGRAMAIIRSESDLDDYLLGTLPSLVPSEIKARYPNDKTGQINMVLGKNPLLFDRYLTDAIEVDVDCIADGEQAAIAGVMEHIEEAGIHSGDSACSLPPRSLAPETIAALEEQTRSLAMALGVVGLMNVQFALKDGAIYVLEVNPRASRTVPFVAKVVGAPFAKIAARVMAGEKLAGFALPTGKPTHIGVKEAVFPFARFPGVDTVLGPEMRSTGEVIGLDTSFDAAFVKSQLGGGAKAPREGVVFVSVRDVDKARILPAIRLLKEIGFSVVATGGTARYLQEQGISAQKINKVSEGRPHIVDAIKNGAIQLVFNTTEGAQALADSRSLRRAALLHKVPYYTTLAGAVAAAQGVRAYVSGDLEARALQDYFQPATD
- the greA gene encoding transcription elongation factor GreA, encoding MDKVPMTAPGYAALAEELRRRQQEDRPRIIQQIAEARAHGDLSENAEYHAAKEAQSLNEGRIAELEDKLSRAEVIDVSKLSGATVKFGATVTVVDEDTEEEKAYQIVGESEADVKSGRVSLTSPIARALIGKKVGDTVEVKTPGGGKSYEILKVAFV